In a single window of the Dreissena polymorpha isolate Duluth1 chromosome 3, UMN_Dpol_1.0, whole genome shotgun sequence genome:
- the LOC127872382 gene encoding cytochrome P450 2J2-like produces MASGEPWREHRRFTLGTLKDFGMAKTRLDATIQEQAALMVDEIGLLNGEPFDHKDVICTHVANEICSISAADIAIFFPWAARLPGDPLGVGRMIANSDALHAFCADIVREHVETYDENCIEDLVSAYVREVKKHELANEQTSISYEYLESLIGDLFIAGTETTTTALRWSIVCLTEYPEIQESLYREITSGISNFLPPSVFNRPALVQVEAFYMERFRFESPAGKEVSMTTTDGVFTMIHAPKPYRILAVPRGG; encoded by the exons ATGGCAAGCGGGGAACCATGGCGGGAGCACAGAAGATTCACACTTGGCACACTGAAGGACTTTGGTATGGCCAAGACTAGGCTAGACGCAACCATACAGGAACAAGCTGCGTTGATGGTCGATGAGATAGGACTTCTCAATGGTGAACCTTTCGATCACAAAGATGTGATTTGTACCCACGTTGCCAACGAGATTTGCTCGAT TTCCGCGGCGGACATCGCCATTTTCTTCCCGTGGGCGGCCCGTCTGCCCGGGGATCCCTTGGGAGTCGGGCGGATGATCGCCAACTCGGATGCCCTGCACGCCTTCTGCGCGGATATAGTACGTGAGCACGTGGAAACGTACGACGAGAACTGCATAGAGGACCTGGTCAGTGCCTACGTGAGAGAGGTAAAGAAGCACGAGCTGGCGAACGAGCAGACGAGTATAAGCT ACGAGTATCTCGAGTCACTAATCGGGGACTTGTTCATTGCCGGAACCGAAACGACGACGACCGCGCTTCGCTGGAGTATCGTGTGCCTTACGGAATATCCCGAGATTCAAGAAAGCTTGTACAGGGAAATCACGAGCGGCATTAGCAATTTCCTGCCACCCTCTGTCTTTAACCGGCCGGCCTTAGTGCAGGTGGAGGCCTTCTACATGGAG AGGTTTCGTTTCGAAAGTCCGGCTGGGAAAGAAGTCTCCATGACGACCACCGACGGTGTGTTCACAATGATACATGCGCCAAAGCCTTACAGGATTCTAGCAGTGCCTAGGGGCGGTTGA
- the LOC127875125 gene encoding cytochrome P450 2C23-like, whose translation MLEELSLTSVGLIFMLCILVHRFLFSRSAGNLPPSPGLCLPIIGHIYLLREDMRPTLARLRKQCGDVYYMKWGSVPVVILSGYDVIVDAFKKQADLFAARPKLPVTENLTRGKGIVMVSGEPWREHRRFTLGTLKDFGMGKTRLDTTIQEQAALMVEEIGKHNGEPFDPKDVISAHVANVICSMLFRRQFKHDDPRFRGLIKILDENVRIMGGLANFFPWAAHMPGDPLGVGRVIANCNTLRDYCADIVREHVETYNENCIDNLVSAYIKEVKKHEQTNEQTTMSFEYLEILIMDLFSAGTETTSTALRWSLVCLTEYPEIQEGLYTEITSSIGNFRPPSVLDRSSLVRVEAFYMEVLRFCSLGIISLMHSSTETVTFRGYTIPSNAAVIYDLISVFSDPDIWGDPLVFRPDRFIDEHGKLIKRDEFIPFFIGKRSCIGESLARMELLIFLSSLVQRFRFESPAGEEVSMATTDGAFGIVHAPKPYRIVAVPRGG comes from the exons ATGTTGGAAGAATTGTCCTTAACGTCAGTCGGACTGATTTTCATGTTATGCATCCTGGTTCACCGATTTCTGTTCAGCAGAAGCGCTGGAAACCTGCCGCCATCTCCCGGCCTGTGCCTGCCCATCATCGGGCACATCTACCTCCTTCGGGAGGATATGAGGCCGACACTGGCGCGACTCCGGAAGCAGTGCGGTGACGTGTATTACATGAAGTGGGGGAGCGTGCCGGTGGTGATTCTTAGCGGATATGATGTCATTGTGGACGCTTTCAAGAAGCAGGCCGACCTTTTCGCGGCGAGACCGAAGTTGCCCGTTACGGAAAATCTCACCAGAGGAAAAG GCATAGTTATGGTGAGCGGGGAACCATGGCGGGAGCACAGAAGATTCACACTTGGCACACTGAAGGACTTCGGTATGGGCAAGACTAGGCTAGACACCACCATACAGGAACAAGCTGCATTGATGGTCGAGGAGATAGGAAAGCACAATGGTGAACCTTTCGATCCCAAAGATGTGATAAGTGCCCATGTTGCCAACGTTATTTGCTCCATGTTGTTCCGAAGACAGTTCAAACACGACGACCCGCGGTTTAGAGGATTGATaaaaatattggatgaaaatgtaCG TATTATGGGCGGCCTCGCCAACTTCTTCCCATGGGCGGCCCACATGCCCGGTGATCCCTTGGGTGTCGGACGGGTGATAGCCAACTGTAACACCCTGCGCGATTATTGCGCGGATATAGTACGTGAGCACGTGGAGACGTACAATGAGAACTGCATCGATAACCTGGTCAGCGCGTACATCAAAGAGGTGAAGAAGCACGAGCAGACGAACGAGCAGACGACTATGAGCT TCGAGTATCTCGAGATACTTATCATGGACCTCTTCAGTGCCGGAACGGAAACGACGTCGACCGCGCTCCGCTGGAGTCTCGTCTGCCTCACGGAATATCCCGAGATTCAAGAAGGCTTGTACACGGAAATAACGAGCAGCATCGGTAATTTCCGGCCTCCGTCTGTCTTAGACAGATCGTCCTTAGTGCGTGTGGAGGCCTTCTACATGGAAGTGTTAAG gTTCTGCAGCTTAGGAATCATCTCCTTGATGCACAGTTCAACCGAGACGGTGACTTTCAGAGGTTACACTATACCATCCAATGCAGCTGTTATTTACGACCTCATATCCGTATTCAGTGATCCCGACATATGGGGCGACCCGCTCGTGTTCCGACCAGACAGGTTCATTGACGAGCACGGGAAGTTAATCAAACGGGATGAGTTCATTCCATTTTTCATTG GCAAACGCAGTTGTATCGGTGAGTCACTGGCAAGGATGGAACTGCTGATATTTCTAAGCAGCCTCGTACAGAGGTTTCGTTTCGAAAGTCCGGCTGGGGAAGAAGTCTCCATGGCGACCACGGACGGTGCGTTCGGAATTGTGCATGCGCCGAAGCCTTACAGGATTGTAGCAGTCCCTAGGGGCGGTTGA
- the LOC127875128 gene encoding uncharacterized protein LOC127875128: MVSRRSNLPTTGEVSVTELKSYNYIKSFFELPKLSPEDEKLPFFKRFQKLREIKSKDGTGATNTKILMRGVMLFQAPTMLYAFLWHIVPFFFSDYGPWAEYYMRVLCCYICINGLANWLCVILYDPAYRKSKDNPFLQVGGYDQPPDQFVPMIEQSSANGNGHCVYDMSNKEALPWEYCKDCEMYIPPRCHHCNICKRCILKRDHHCYMVGNCIGFKNQRYFAVLAFYAMVTGLVGGYFTFKYIQLVVWPQLDSWAYLFFPVAIWKSLFGAIPGFHVLLLVHLPLEFFFGFIGFVYVTSQLTVISSGKTLHELAKKVPVKSTLSVNKHFRSVFGDFWALNFLFPMTLIFRQSDDGLHWDGIKIDHNGNEKKNYGDYENKTV, from the exons ATGGTGTCAAGACGCTCGAATCTACCCACCACGGGAGAGGTGAGCGTTACGGAACTGAAGTCGTACAACTACATCAAGAGTTTCTTCGAGTTGCCCAAACTCTCACCTGAGGACGAGAAATTGCCGTTTTTTAAAAGATTTCAGAAGCTTCGAGAGATAAAATCAAAGGATGGGACAGGCGCCACAAATACAAAG ATCCTGATGCGAGGTGTGATGTTGTTCCAGGCGCCCACAATGCTGTACGCGTTCTTGTGGCACATAGTGCCCTTCTTCTTCTCCGACTACGGCCCCTGGGCGGAGTACTACATGCGCGTCCTCTGCTGCTACATCTGCATCAATGGCCTTGCCAACTGGCTCTGTGTCATACTCTACGACCCTGCGTACCGGAAGTCGAAGGACAACCCGTTCCTGCAGGTGGGCGGTTACGATCAGCCGCCGGACCAGTTCGTGCCGATGATCGAGCAGTCCTCCGCCAATGGAAACGGGCACTGCGTGTACGACATGTCCAACAAGGAGGCGCTGCCGTGGGAATACTGCAAAGACTGCGAGATGTACATACCACCGCGCTGCCACCATTGCAACATTTGCAAACGGTGCATATTAAAGCGCGACCACCATTGCTACATGGTGGGAAACTGCATTGGTTTTAAAAACCAGCGCTACTTTGCCGTGTTGGCATTTTACGCCATGGTCACAGGATTAGTCGGCGGTTactttacatttaaatatatacagcTTGTCGTTTGGCCCCAGTTAGACTCGTGGGCGTATTTATTCTTCCCTGTGGCAATATGGAAATCTCTTTTTGGTGCAATCCCCGGTTTTCACGTTCTATTACTTGTTCATCTTCCGCTCGAATTTTTCTTCGGATTTATCGGCTTCGTGTATGTGACGTCCCAACTGACGGTTATATCGAGCGGCAAGACGTTGCACGAACTCGCTAAAAAAGTGCCAGTGAAAAGTACGCTGAGTGTGAACAAGCACTTTCGTTCAGTTTTTGGCGACTTTTGGGCACTCAACTTCCTGTTTCCAATGACATTGATATTTCGACAGAGCGACGACGGGTTACATTGGGACGGTATAAAAATTGACCACAACGGGAATGAGAAGAAAAATTATGGAGATTACGAAAATAAAACTGTGTAG